One region of Sulfurisphaera ohwakuensis genomic DNA includes:
- a CDS encoding A24 family peptidase C-terminal domain-containing protein — protein MLIHTSFLDLKTREIDLKIWLIYSPLVILFIFEYHNLSLFLYLYSVITTNLLILIFYWLSLMGGADLFLSLILSFSNASVRPLFYSELSIIGLEPLTILLYSSIFIFLSGLFNFVKNYKYTYNYPLTTRIVLALSGRRITVREFLNSKFLFPLTQIDEKNGVITLRTTFSVEEDDAEWRKKFKEYVEKGLIKEDDYIWVMWGVPVIPFITLGYFISLIVGLPI, from the coding sequence ATGCTTATTCATACATCATTTTTAGATCTAAAAACTAGAGAGATTGATCTTAAAATTTGGTTAATTTACTCTCCCCTTGTTATATTATTCATTTTTGAATATCATAACTTATCACTTTTTCTATATTTATACTCAGTAATAACTACTAATCTTCTTATATTGATTTTTTATTGGCTATCCTTGATGGGGGGTGCAGATTTATTTCTGTCACTTATTTTATCATTTAGCAATGCTTCTGTAAGACCGCTTTTTTACTCTGAATTATCTATTATAGGTTTAGAACCATTAACTATTTTGTTATATTCTTCAATCTTTATTTTCCTCTCTGGTTTATTTAATTTTGTAAAAAATTATAAGTATACATATAATTATCCACTTACTACCAGGATTGTATTAGCCTTATCTGGAAGGAGAATTACAGTAAGAGAATTTCTGAATTCTAAATTTCTTTTTCCGTTAACTCAAATTGATGAGAAGAATGGTGTAATTACTTTAAGAACTACTTTTTCCGTAGAAGAGGACGATGCCGAGTGGAGGAAAAAATTTAAGGAGTATGTAGAAAAAGGTCTAATAAAAGAAGATGATTATATATGGGTTATGTGGGGGGTTCCAGTTATACCCTTTATTACTTTAGGTTATTTCATAAGTTTAATCGTCGGTCTTCCAATCTAA
- the dph2 gene encoding diphthamide biosynthesis enzyme Dph2: MSYNFQEEYIADEIKKRNAKKVILQFPEGLKIFSTLVIEKLKEFLPDVEFIVSADPNWGACDIAEDEAKNIGADLIIHFGHTPYTWYYPKFPTLFVPVESNLDISDEQINEVINFGKKYEAKTISLTATVQHIKLIRKISLKLSDYFDVKIGKPSSIFMFDGQILGCDYKAATSVDADLYINISGGIFHAIGVGLATGKPIVKIDPYTGRVEDLSKEVYKILKIRYAKIMEAIDKRNWGIIQGTMNGQNRPLMVKYFEKKLKEKGYNVYVFLNRVLTKDVLRNLSPSLDVFLVTSCPRLPIDDLYDFEKPVLTPGEAKMIILNNFDKYIFPW; the protein is encoded by the coding sequence GTGAGTTATAATTTTCAGGAGGAATATATAGCTGACGAAATCAAAAAAAGAAATGCAAAAAAAGTTATTCTTCAATTTCCTGAAGGATTAAAGATTTTTTCTACCTTAGTAATAGAAAAATTAAAAGAATTTTTACCTGATGTAGAGTTTATAGTTTCTGCAGACCCAAATTGGGGAGCTTGCGATATAGCTGAGGATGAAGCTAAAAACATAGGTGCAGATTTAATTATTCACTTTGGCCATACTCCGTATACTTGGTATTATCCTAAGTTTCCTACATTATTTGTCCCAGTCGAAAGTAATCTAGATATCAGTGATGAACAAATAAATGAAGTTATCAATTTTGGAAAGAAATATGAGGCAAAAACTATCAGTTTAACAGCCACAGTACAGCACATAAAATTAATTAGAAAGATTTCGCTAAAACTATCTGATTATTTTGATGTAAAAATAGGAAAACCTTCCTCTATTTTTATGTTTGATGGACAAATTTTAGGATGTGACTATAAGGCCGCTACCAGTGTAGATGCAGATTTATATATTAACATATCTGGTGGGATATTTCACGCCATTGGAGTAGGTTTAGCTACCGGAAAGCCTATAGTAAAAATAGATCCCTATACTGGTAGGGTAGAAGATCTCTCAAAGGAGGTTTATAAAATATTAAAAATTAGATATGCAAAAATAATGGAAGCTATAGATAAAAGAAATTGGGGAATTATACAAGGAACTATGAACGGACAAAATAGACCACTTATGGTTAAATATTTTGAGAAAAAACTTAAAGAAAAAGGATATAATGTATACGTTTTTCTCAATAGAGTGCTAACGAAAGATGTGCTCAGAAATTTAAGTCCCTCTCTAGATGTATTTTTAGTAACATCATGTCCTAGACTCCCAATAGACGACCTATATGATTTTGAAAAACCAGTTTTGACTCCGGGTGAGGCTAAAATGATAATACTTAACAACTTTGATAAATATATATTTCCCTGGTGA
- a CDS encoding anion transporter: MYLVALIIAIIVYGMIAFRGLTKIPPWTSMFFGGVLMIIFGVIDVNQALESINLDVILFLITLFIFSSSLEVSGFLRYLAYLIINKYKESKKIMFYILLYSGFLSNLVTNDGVSASWTPVILEVSRYMNVDEMPYLYSLAFGVTIGSVMMPTGNPQNLLIALEGNLKEPFVSFLEFLAIPTILNLFLSYYVMLLLFKNRLESVKIDDIKIDVKINKRLAYSSLLLLFITVILFFILSFIRIDILLASLTTSSILLLINRERREIMSKIDWSTILFFVGLFIFTEGLYKGGIIELIYQILPPPTNVLLIMISSILLSQILSNVPLVAIYIPEMIHLGATSTIDWIALAAGSTIAGNFTLIGAASNVIISEASESRGGKSFSFFEFMKYSIPVLVVNFAILYIFISLVGII, translated from the coding sequence GTGTATTTGGTTGCCTTAATTATTGCAATTATAGTTTATGGTATGATTGCTTTTAGAGGTTTAACAAAAATACCTCCTTGGACTTCTATGTTTTTTGGTGGTGTTTTGATGATAATTTTCGGTGTTATTGATGTTAACCAGGCTCTTGAATCGATTAATCTCGATGTAATTCTCTTTCTTATCACTCTCTTTATTTTCTCATCATCACTTGAAGTATCTGGTTTTCTTAGATATTTAGCTTATTTGATTATAAATAAATATAAGGAAAGTAAGAAAATAATGTTTTATATTCTACTATATTCTGGGTTCTTATCAAATCTGGTTACTAATGATGGTGTTTCTGCTAGTTGGACTCCAGTTATATTGGAGGTTTCAAGATATATGAACGTAGATGAAATGCCATACTTATATTCTCTAGCTTTCGGCGTAACAATAGGAAGTGTAATGATGCCTACTGGAAATCCACAAAATCTTCTTATAGCTCTTGAGGGAAACTTAAAAGAACCTTTTGTTTCATTCCTAGAATTTTTGGCTATTCCTACTATTCTTAATTTGTTTTTATCATATTATGTTATGTTACTTCTCTTTAAGAATAGATTAGAAAGTGTAAAAATAGATGATATTAAAATAGATGTAAAAATAAATAAACGTCTAGCTTATTCTTCTTTGCTTCTTCTTTTTATAACTGTGATATTATTCTTTATTTTAAGTTTTATTAGAATTGATATCCTACTAGCATCTCTTACAACTTCATCAATTCTTCTTCTAATAAATAGAGAAAGGAGAGAAATAATGAGTAAGATTGACTGGTCAACAATATTATTTTTTGTAGGTCTCTTTATCTTTACTGAAGGTCTTTATAAAGGCGGTATAATTGAATTAATATATCAAATTTTACCTCCACCTACTAATGTTCTTCTTATTATGATCTCTAGTATCTTATTAAGTCAGATTTTAAGCAATGTCCCGTTAGTAGCAATATATATTCCAGAAATGATACACCTAGGGGCAACTTCTACTATTGATTGGATTGCATTAGCCGCGGGAAGTACAATAGCGGGTAACTTTACATTAATTGGTGCAGCAAGTAATGTAATTATATCTGAAGCTTCAGAAAGCAGAGGAGGAAAAAGTTTTAGTTTCTTTGAATTCATGAAATATTCAATACCAGTTTTAGTAGTTAACTTCGCTATCCTCTACATCTTTATTTCTTTGGTTGGAATAATCTAG
- a CDS encoding acyl-CoA thioesterase has product MSYLRISNTRVTTKRLIHYENTNFLGRLHGGDMLNFLVDTGMISAMKVARGLAVIASIDDVVFKKPIMLGDIIDIEAEVDYVGNTSMEVSMRAIKGDEVLVEAFATYVKVDEFLRPTIVENKVYAESNEELERYNKALKRRQERAENIKDRIRKRYDTSDPTYGLRYRTESTYFVTPDMTYDGRIISAGKLLKLMDDIGGALCLNYISEEGAVVTVSINSTSFYTPIRLSDIIKIRAGISYIGSTSFEVILNVIRLDPRNFVEEHVTTAYFNYVRIDKSGRPTKVKEYTPITEREKQVYQEAIERRKKFLKS; this is encoded by the coding sequence GTGTCTTATTTGAGAATCTCTAATACGAGAGTAACAACAAAAAGGCTCATTCATTATGAAAATACCAATTTCTTAGGCAGATTACACGGTGGAGATATGTTAAATTTTCTTGTAGATACTGGAATGATTTCAGCAATGAAAGTGGCTAGAGGTTTAGCTGTAATAGCCTCAATTGACGATGTTGTATTTAAAAAACCCATAATGTTAGGTGATATAATAGATATAGAGGCTGAAGTGGATTACGTAGGCAATACTTCAATGGAAGTATCTATGAGGGCTATTAAGGGAGATGAAGTGTTAGTAGAAGCTTTTGCTACATATGTTAAGGTTGATGAATTTCTAAGACCAACTATTGTAGAGAATAAAGTTTATGCAGAAAGTAATGAAGAGTTAGAAAGGTATAATAAAGCGTTAAAAAGAAGGCAAGAAAGGGCAGAAAATATTAAGGATAGAATAAGAAAAAGATATGATACCTCAGATCCTACATATGGATTAAGATATAGAACTGAGTCAACGTATTTTGTAACTCCAGATATGACTTATGACGGAAGAATAATTTCAGCTGGAAAATTACTTAAATTAATGGACGACATTGGTGGTGCATTATGCCTTAATTACATCTCAGAAGAAGGTGCAGTAGTTACAGTCTCTATTAATAGTACTAGCTTTTATACTCCCATAAGGCTCTCAGATATCATTAAAATAAGAGCTGGAATTTCTTATATAGGGAGTACTTCTTTTGAAGTGATACTAAATGTGATAAGATTAGATCCTAGAAATTTCGTAGAAGAACATGTAACTACAGCATATTTTAATTATGTAAGAATAGATAAATCTGGAAGGCCAACTAAAGTAAAAGAGTATACTCCGATAACGGAAAGAGAGAAGCAAGTATACCAAGAAGCAATAGAAAGGCGTAAAAAATTTCTTAAATCTTAA
- a CDS encoding DNA-directed RNA polymerase subunit L gives MEIKILRSGENYLELQIDGEEHTIGNLLKGYLLKVPGVKFASYSKPHPLIDSIILKIMTDGSISPKEALVKAIDLAEEDTNKFIEEVKSIEKR, from the coding sequence GTGGAAATTAAGATATTACGTTCAGGGGAAAACTACCTAGAATTACAAATAGACGGAGAAGAGCATACTATAGGAAACTTACTAAAAGGTTATTTATTAAAAGTCCCAGGAGTAAAATTTGCTTCATATTCTAAGCCACACCCATTAATTGACAGTATAATACTAAAAATAATGACAGACGGTAGTATATCTCCAAAAGAAGCTCTTGTTAAAGCAATAGACCTTGCTGAAGAAGACACAAACAAGTTCATCGAAGAAGTGAAAAGTATTGAAAAAAGGTAG
- a CDS encoding exosome complex RNA-binding protein Csl4, producing MKKQGELLLPGDELSVIEEFMAGEGTYEYEGRVYASVVGKAFYDMINRKTNSISFKKPGLLSIKKAKYVLGIVNGMKEDSALVSIYSIEDKIISVPITAYIHISQISNKYLNSITEALKVGDVVRAKALNFSIPLPLTIKQKDLGVVFAKCSICGTKMIKKDEEHLRCPNCGNIETRKLALVTVKKGGN from the coding sequence ATGAAAAAGCAAGGAGAATTACTACTACCGGGTGACGAATTAAGTGTTATCGAAGAGTTCATGGCCGGTGAGGGAACTTATGAGTATGAAGGAAGAGTTTATGCTAGCGTAGTCGGTAAAGCGTTTTATGACATGATAAACAGAAAAACTAATTCTATAAGTTTTAAAAAGCCTGGATTATTATCTATAAAGAAAGCTAAATACGTCCTAGGAATAGTTAATGGAATGAAAGAGGATTCTGCACTAGTAAGTATTTATTCGATAGAAGACAAAATTATAAGTGTACCTATTACAGCGTATATTCATATTTCTCAAATTAGTAATAAATATCTTAATAGTATTACTGAAGCATTAAAAGTAGGAGATGTTGTAAGAGCAAAAGCATTAAATTTCAGCATACCTCTTCCTTTAACAATAAAACAGAAGGATTTAGGCGTAGTTTTTGCTAAATGTTCTATTTGTGGTACAAAAATGATTAAAAAAGACGAAGAACATTTAAGGTGTCCAAACTGTGGTAATATTGAGACAAGAAAATTAGCATTGGTTACGGTGAAGAAAGGTGGAAATTAA
- a CDS encoding alcohol dehydrogenase catalytic domain-containing protein — MKALIFEKSGIENLKISDIKEPTLGPHDVLVKVKMAGVNPIDYFVVNFIPVTPMPHIPGAEIYGEVVKVGDHVKSVNIGDKVVVYNRVFDGKCDMCLQGMEQLCRNGGIISIITNGGFSEYFSVSEHNLVKVEGINDEISASLPVAALTAYHALNTVQVFSKTVVVFGASGNTGQFAVQFAKMMGGYVIAVSNKSWIKEFGADEVVSYDKVEEKVKELTNGRMADIVINSVGSSVWDKSLSVLGLNGKLLFFGGITGSNVSLDLGAIYGKHASLIGTTGGNRKELVELASMAKKLKVKVWKVRKLEDGKEALQDLFNKNRDGRILIKIE, encoded by the coding sequence ATGAAAGCCTTAATTTTTGAGAAATCGGGAATTGAAAACCTAAAAATATCTGATATAAAAGAACCAACTTTAGGTCCTCATGATGTTCTCGTAAAAGTAAAAATGGCTGGTGTTAATCCTATTGATTATTTTGTAGTTAATTTTATACCAGTAACTCCTATGCCTCATATCCCTGGTGCAGAAATATACGGAGAAGTCGTTAAAGTAGGGGATCACGTAAAAAGTGTAAATATTGGCGATAAAGTTGTGGTCTATAATAGAGTATTTGATGGAAAGTGTGATATGTGTTTACAAGGTATGGAACAGTTATGTAGAAATGGTGGAATAATTAGTATAATAACTAATGGTGGTTTTTCTGAATATTTTTCTGTTTCAGAACATAATCTTGTAAAAGTTGAAGGGATTAATGATGAGATATCTGCAAGTTTACCAGTAGCCGCATTAACCGCTTATCATGCGTTAAACACTGTGCAAGTATTTAGTAAAACTGTAGTGGTTTTTGGTGCTAGTGGAAATACAGGACAATTTGCAGTTCAGTTTGCTAAAATGATGGGAGGATATGTTATTGCAGTAAGTAACAAAAGCTGGATTAAGGAATTTGGTGCTGATGAAGTAGTCAGTTATGATAAGGTGGAGGAAAAAGTGAAAGAACTGACTAATGGAAGAATGGCAGATATAGTTATAAATTCAGTAGGCTCATCCGTTTGGGATAAAAGCCTATCAGTTCTAGGGTTAAATGGAAAGCTCTTGTTCTTTGGAGGTATAACGGGTAGTAATGTAAGTTTAGATTTAGGAGCAATTTATGGAAAACATGCCAGTCTAATAGGAACTACTGGAGGTAATAGAAAAGAGTTAGTAGAATTAGCCTCTATGGCTAAGAAATTGAAAGTAAAAGTATGGAAAGTAAGAAAACTGGAAGATGGAAAAGAAGCCTTACAAGATTTATTTAATAAGAATAGAGATGGAAGAATATTAATAAAAATTGAATAA
- a CDS encoding acyl-CoA dehydrogenase family protein → MFSLSKELEEYRAKIREYAQKTVREYAKQMDETNDGGDKIVKDLGEMGLLGMKQPTKYGGLGLGEMAFAIATEELGAESGGASHSLHTQQNALQLLVSVGGDSAQEWIEKGIKAKEVYAVALTEPQAGSDLGALQTTAKPDGSELVLNGEKIFTSAASFSTKMVVLARTSGNPGDRQGISLLLIDSKLPGIEIHKLDLMGIRGAGVSYVKFNNVRIPKDSIIGKEGDAYRGALKALMVSRNGYAGIAVGIARGALEEAISRAQSRKQFGKALIEQEWISFNLADAYIKVEAARLLTWRAAQLFDNGYEATTEASMAKYYAAVTATEVTRLALHIFGGHGLNRGSKVERLYRDAKIMEIAEGTNEMQLVAVSRLFQPKK, encoded by the coding sequence ATGTTCTCACTAAGTAAGGAATTAGAAGAATATAGAGCAAAAATTAGAGAATATGCTCAGAAAACTGTAAGAGAATACGCAAAACAAATGGATGAAACAAATGATGGAGGAGATAAGATAGTAAAAGATCTAGGAGAAATGGGATTACTAGGAATGAAGCAACCAACAAAATACGGAGGATTAGGATTAGGCGAAATGGCTTTTGCAATAGCAACAGAAGAATTAGGAGCTGAAAGTGGGGGAGCATCACATTCTTTACATACACAACAAAACGCATTACAGCTATTAGTCTCCGTAGGTGGAGATTCGGCACAAGAATGGATAGAGAAAGGAATAAAAGCAAAAGAAGTTTATGCAGTTGCATTAACAGAGCCACAAGCAGGTTCTGATTTAGGAGCTTTACAAACTACAGCAAAACCAGATGGAAGTGAATTAGTTTTAAATGGTGAGAAAATATTCACTAGCGCAGCATCTTTCTCTACTAAAATGGTTGTCTTAGCAAGAACTAGTGGAAATCCAGGAGATAGACAAGGTATTTCACTCCTACTTATAGACTCTAAATTGCCCGGAATAGAAATACATAAACTTGATTTAATGGGGATTAGAGGTGCAGGAGTATCTTATGTTAAATTTAACAATGTGAGAATCCCAAAGGATAGTATAATAGGTAAAGAAGGTGATGCTTACAGAGGAGCATTAAAAGCTTTAATGGTTAGTAGAAACGGTTATGCTGGAATTGCAGTAGGAATTGCGAGAGGTGCTCTTGAGGAAGCTATTTCGAGAGCACAATCAAGAAAGCAATTTGGTAAAGCATTAATAGAACAAGAATGGATTTCCTTTAACTTAGCTGATGCTTACATAAAAGTTGAAGCAGCTAGATTACTCACATGGAGAGCTGCCCAATTATTTGATAATGGTTACGAAGCGACTACAGAAGCGTCTATGGCTAAATATTATGCTGCTGTAACAGCAACAGAAGTAACTAGACTTGCATTACATATTTTCGGTGGACATGGATTAAACAGAGGTTCTAAAGTTGAAAGACTATATAGAGATGCAAAGATTATGGAAATAGCTGAAGGAACAAATGAAATGCAATTGGTAGCAGTATCTAGATTATTCCAACCAAAGAAATAA
- a CDS encoding transcription factor S, translating to MKFCPKCGSIMVPKKDNGKTVYKCPKCGYEEESTSSGSMKIKTVVKHSIKEKTLVVDGDAPPAGAQITKGVTCPACGNDEAYFWILQTRRADEPPTRFYKCTKCGKVWREYE from the coding sequence ATGAAATTCTGCCCAAAATGTGGTTCAATAATGGTTCCTAAGAAAGATAACGGGAAAACAGTATATAAATGCCCAAAATGTGGTTATGAAGAGGAAAGCACATCATCTGGATCAATGAAAATTAAAACAGTAGTAAAACACTCAATAAAGGAAAAGACTTTAGTAGTAGACGGAGATGCTCCGCCAGCTGGAGCACAAATAACTAAAGGAGTTACTTGTCCAGCTTGTGGAAATGACGAGGCATACTTTTGGATACTGCAAACTAGAAGAGCAGATGAGCCACCAACAAGATTTTATAAATGTACAAAATGTGGCAAAGTTTGGAGAGAATATGAATAA
- a CDS encoding MFS transporter → MKYFVGQTFIIAGLTMLSLLYPISLYQNTHSMVLLGLSITLNNIANGIGSYIWGIIIDKSEERYSFFILLPSVGMMISYLILKTSLGVIGYTILGFFSALDGPLYSVLLLEQLEAEKTVLGNVRLSQLSLAGNIIGSLLGALISDFRIMFILFLVALVLNIIFVPRYKGEIREDKKEKNKAIKDLYEALISFSMFNLSAEIFYVTYIPTLTLFRIPKYIYFLSYTFLYIINEFMYNKSIKIIKGNEIYYSFLVMSLRGIIMIFMGLITFLKINISDSIFMPFITFGSLYPLYSTSFFSLIFKNLQKNRGAILGIFNAGESFASAGGSALTALVSNNNISQAYFMGFFGFSLSFFLWLDFLNKRLNIKI, encoded by the coding sequence GTGAAGTATTTCGTAGGACAAACATTTATTATAGCAGGTTTAACGATGCTATCACTACTTTATCCTATTTCTCTATATCAGAATACACATTCTATGGTATTATTAGGGTTAAGCATAACACTAAATAACATAGCTAATGGTATCGGATCTTATATTTGGGGCATCATAATAGACAAAAGCGAAGAAAGATATTCCTTCTTCATATTATTACCTAGTGTTGGAATGATGATATCTTACTTAATACTTAAAACGAGTTTAGGAGTAATAGGATATACAATTTTAGGTTTTTTCTCAGCACTTGATGGACCATTATATTCTGTCTTACTTTTAGAACAATTAGAAGCTGAAAAAACTGTATTAGGAAATGTGAGACTTTCGCAACTCTCCTTAGCGGGGAATATAATAGGAAGTTTGTTAGGAGCGTTAATTTCTGATTTTAGAATAATGTTCATTTTATTTCTAGTCGCTTTAGTACTTAATATTATATTTGTACCGAGATATAAAGGTGAAATTAGAGAGGACAAGAAAGAGAAAAACAAAGCAATAAAAGATCTATATGAAGCTTTGATTTCATTCTCTATGTTTAATTTATCAGCCGAGATATTTTATGTAACATATATACCTACACTCACCTTGTTTAGAATCCCTAAGTATATCTATTTCTTAAGTTATACATTTCTATATATAATAAATGAATTCATGTATAACAAATCAATAAAAATTATAAAAGGAAATGAAATCTACTACAGTTTTCTAGTTATGAGTTTAAGAGGTATTATAATGATATTTATGGGTCTAATAACATTTTTAAAAATTAATATTTCAGATTCTATATTTATGCCTTTTATAACCTTTGGCTCACTATATCCTCTATACAGCACGTCATTCTTCTCACTTATATTTAAAAATCTTCAGAAAAATAGAGGAGCAATTCTAGGCATTTTTAACGCTGGTGAAAGCTTCGCCTCAGCTGGAGGTAGTGCATTAACCGCATTAGTTTCAAATAACAATATTTCACAAGCTTACTTTATGGGGTTCTTTGGCTTCTCCTTATCCTTTTTCTTATGGCTAGACTTCTTAAATAAGAGATTGAATATAAAAATCTAG
- a CDS encoding ATP-binding protein, producing the protein MSEDFISSVKDRMEKAKALAITLGTIIGRVAKYIPNRIDEENNIVNVILDAQTYYKYPFLGRIGILLGAIDIKTLYFILLRVVGYERSDVSSLLFSDSPLLSVNETNDEEPGSLVSNVVIKCEMLTKINVLESTEPEAADIIIEPQSPVILPNPDIIERALDTNRGLLRLGFLDSPENKIKVSISLDDLNYHMLILGTTGAGKTSFVKDLIAGIYKVAEDTKVFVFDATGDYYHIFLPPDKSNKLVNESLSMFENLYSKINGIKLGIIYPVSKKWLKKYTDGKKDLLSITSSYYKLYVEPIINYLKRKGFNFYISVNPGNIVISNSEWKAETYIFPFYFRFNDVKKLIHRLNPYFSEQATQFLKILIKKKGSEFNSLDDLIEAMNTDDIEKLSIHKSTKENIIRGLYLLKETGLFDVGVKKEPLKKILYDSNKLLVLDLYNSELDDFSQKIISYYFLDKIFELRELDMKKGALKDRLVLIIDEAHKFFPSGKGSEEDANYVKRVAGKISTMMRLGRRRRVGFIFSTHNPNDLSDIIVQLANTKVIFRIKPEVAENLGLSRSDAKILSWEKNGVAYLLSPWLREGKIKIRVPVPPPLGHYDLSKAG; encoded by the coding sequence TTGTCTGAGGACTTTATATCTTCTGTAAAAGATAGGATGGAAAAAGCTAAAGCTTTAGCTATAACGCTAGGAACTATCATAGGTAGAGTAGCAAAATATATTCCAAATAGAATTGATGAGGAAAATAATATTGTAAATGTAATCCTAGATGCTCAGACATACTATAAGTATCCATTTCTAGGAAGAATAGGAATTCTTTTAGGAGCTATTGACATTAAAACCCTTTATTTTATTCTTTTGAGAGTAGTTGGTTATGAGCGAAGTGACGTATCATCATTATTATTTTCAGATTCGCCCTTACTCTCAGTAAATGAGACAAATGATGAAGAACCAGGTTCATTAGTATCGAATGTTGTAATTAAGTGTGAAATGCTGACTAAAATAAACGTCCTTGAATCTACAGAACCAGAAGCAGCAGATATAATAATTGAACCACAATCGCCTGTGATTTTACCTAACCCAGATATAATAGAAAGAGCTTTAGATACTAATAGAGGTCTTCTTAGGCTAGGCTTTCTTGATTCTCCAGAAAATAAAATCAAAGTTAGTATTAGCCTGGATGATCTCAATTACCATATGTTAATTTTAGGTACTACTGGTGCTGGAAAAACATCCTTTGTAAAGGATCTAATAGCTGGAATATATAAAGTCGCGGAGGACACAAAAGTTTTTGTATTTGATGCAACTGGTGATTATTATCATATCTTTTTGCCTCCAGATAAGAGTAATAAGTTAGTAAATGAAAGTCTTTCTATGTTTGAGAATCTGTATTCTAAAATTAATGGTATAAAATTGGGGATCATATATCCTGTTTCTAAGAAATGGTTAAAGAAATATACAGATGGAAAAAAGGATTTATTATCTATAACTTCTTCATACTATAAGCTGTATGTAGAGCCAATTATAAATTATCTTAAAAGGAAAGGCTTTAACTTTTATATATCCGTTAATCCTGGAAATATTGTTATTAGTAATAGTGAATGGAAAGCAGAAACTTATATCTTCCCTTTTTATTTTAGATTTAACGATGTAAAGAAATTAATACATAGATTAAATCCATATTTTTCTGAGCAAGCAACTCAGTTTCTCAAGATATTGATAAAGAAAAAAGGAAGTGAATTCAACTCGCTAGATGATTTAATAGAAGCTATGAACACTGATGATATAGAGAAGCTGAGTATACATAAAAGTACAAAGGAAAACATCATACGAGGTTTATATTTATTAAAAGAAACTGGATTATTTGATGTAGGCGTGAAAAAAGAGCCCTTGAAGAAAATATTATATGATTCTAATAAGCTATTGGTTCTAGATTTATATAATAGTGAGTTAGATGATTTTTCCCAGAAAATAATATCATATTATTTTCTAGATAAGATATTTGAACTAAGAGAGCTTGATATGAAAAAAGGAGCTCTTAAGGACAGGCTAGTCCTCATTATTGATGAGGCTCATAAATTTTTCCCATCAGGTAAGGGTAGTGAAGAGGATGCAAACTATGTTAAAAGAGTAGCAGGAAAAATATCAACAATGATGAGACTTGGAAGAAGGAGAAGAGTGGGTTTTATTTTCTCTACACACAATCCCAATGATCTTTCTGATATAATTGTACAATTAGCAAATACTAAGGTAATTTTTAGAATTAAGCCTGAGGTAGCTGAAAATTTAGGATTATCAAGAAGTGATGCGAAAATTTTAAGCTGGGAAAAAAATGGTGTTGCATATTTATTATCTCCATGGTTAAGAGAGGGAAAAATTAAAATAAGAGTTCCAGTACCACCTCCATTAGGGCATTACGATTTATCCAAGGCTGGTTAA
- a CDS encoding 50S ribosomal protein L16, which produces MPLRPGRCYRHFSGPAYTRKEYIPGVPMPKITKFTMGNVNGDYDYELRLVALEKGQIRHNALEAARVLALKQLTNKTGSDQNFALIVLKYPHHVIRENKMMAFAGADRLQDGMRLSFGKPIGTAARIERLGDIIMIAKVKKEHLEIAKKAFEAASSKIPLKTRIDIVPIPKEAVVQ; this is translated from the coding sequence ATGCCACTTAGACCAGGTAGATGCTATCGCCACTTTTCCGGACCAGCATATACAAGAAAAGAGTATATACCAGGTGTGCCAATGCCCAAAATAACAAAATTCACTATGGGTAATGTTAATGGAGATTATGATTATGAACTTAGGCTAGTTGCTTTAGAAAAAGGTCAAATAAGACATAACGCATTGGAAGCAGCACGTGTGCTTGCATTAAAACAATTAACTAATAAAACTGGATCTGACCAGAATTTTGCCCTAATAGTTTTAAAGTATCCTCATCATGTTATCAGAGAAAATAAAATGATGGCTTTCGCTGGTGCAGATAGATTACAAGATGGTATGAGATTATCTTTTGGTAAGCCAATAGGAACAGCTGCAAGAATTGAGAGATTAGGAGATATAATAATGATCGCAAAAGTAAAGAAAGAACATTTGGAGATAGCAAAGAAAGCATTTGAAGCGGCATCTTCTAAGATTCCATTAAAAACTAGAATAGATATCGTTCCTATTCCTAAAGAGGCAGTTGTACAGTGA